GAGCAAGAATTTTCCCCATTGCTTCCCTGAAGAAGAATTTGAAACATTTCTTCGAAACATGTTAAACAACTTCAGTTTCAAATTTCCATTTGATAAATGTAAAAGGTTAATCATGTCAGAGGGCAAATCGACTGGGATGCTGGcagaaaatatttcataaacTGCTGAAATTAAAGGACCCACtggaaaaccttatcgagGCCTAGACTTACCAGTCCAATTTTGAATTGACATCTAATGAGAAGGTTGACTCAATCGGCGTCATGGCCTCCTCAGCTGTCTGTCAGATAACAGAACTTAAATTAGTGAGAGATATTCACTCCAATCATCTGACCGAATTTCTAATAGTTTAGAATTTGGATTAGGTTGAAACAACAGCAAAGTCAAGCATGCAGTATATAACAATCCACACAACAGCACGAGGCAAATATCGTAAAAATTCAGCCAAAAAAGCAAAACGAAACAATGGTTATTCGTCATGCAGCTTGGTAAAACTTACATATGGTTTGCTTCTCATGTCCTAATAAAGTCTAATAGATTCATACTTGTAAAAGTGAGAAGTAAAAGTCTGTAAGGATccagaaaattagaaaataactTCAGAACGGGCAGAAATTTTGACGGTAAAATTGAGTGCTCCACTAATGGGAAAATTTTCCATTGGCAAATGCTACCTTCTCGGTTAAATCGAGTGCTCCACTTATAATTGTTGTCTCATCATGTGTGAGTTCACCTCCCTTGCCAGCctaacaaaaatataaaaatgtcaGTTAGAACattttgaaaagaagaaaattaaacaagaggaacatagcaaattATATGTCATGCATGTCCATCAAATAATAATGAGATAAATTACCTCCTTGCTGTGGATAGAGACGAGAGCTTTCAGCTGTGCACGCCTGAACAGCGCGTCATTGTGACCTAGCACCCAATCCAGAACCTGAAAAGAGAgttaatcttttcttttttatgaaaacacaaacaaaatgaaaggactaaagaagaaaaaattagcCTCGCCACTAGTAAAATTTGACAAGTGCCTACCTTCCCAATGGGGTATGCAATCGGATAGCAAATAACCATTAGAACTCTCACAACCCCCACCAAATTGGCACCTACTGCAAGCCCATATCTAGTACAAATTGCTTGTGGAATAACCTTGAGATCAAAATAGAAGAGGGTTAGCTCTAATTTGAGTAAACGAGACCTTTGTCAGGTGGGGCTGAAATGCTGAAAGATTGAAGAATGTAAAAGGAAGTACCTCTCCAAATGCTAAGACGAAAGTCACAGAGAGAATAATAGCGAGGTACTGATTAAACATCTTATCGAGATATATGGGGAGGGCCTGAAGATTGCAGATGCAATGCAAAGTCATCAGAGTCAAAAGGCAAGAATCTAATTATTAAAGGAGAAGCCTAATTTGAAGCAGCACTAACTGAATATTGTCAGGGTTGTTCCCTCAGATTTAGTCCCTGTTCTCCTCTATTTTGATCTATcataacttttttcttttcatcttgGCACATTTAAGCTTTGTGAGCTGCAATATATATCTCTGTGCAATTTATAAGTTCACTTGTAAATGAacttttacaaataaaaagaataatactCTCAGGCAATAGCACAAGCTGAGCAGTGAGCCTCCGAATATTAACTTGAAGGAAAAACATGTTATTGCACTGGGTCATACCAAATGAGCAGATCAATTCTTTTAGTTTGTTTATCCTAGGGAGGTTTGGAGAGTGAATATTTATCCAGGAGACAATGGTTCTTTTGGCCTTTGATACAACATTATGATGAGCGAATCGAAATGAAAAGATATAACTACTAAAATCATATTCAACACAATACAATAACGCTGCTTTCAACTAGATGATAGCACATTTAGTTTCAGATTGAGCACAGTGGTTAATTGTTTCCACTCCAAACATTACATAatgtttacatatatataagccaTAACAATTTTAAATCGATTAAAATACCGACACGTCCACTTCATGTGAGATGTATCATGTGACGTCGATGCCCTTCTGTTGAATACAAAACATTGGATCCAAAGTAtggacaaaaaaagaaaaattgaaaatgaagtaAAGCAAGTGAACTTTAGAATCACCTCCATCGCAGCAGCATTACATAGGAGCAACGTGACAAGGAGCTGGTGTTGCTTTTGCACAACAGGAAGAATCGCAGCTACCAAAAAGAAGAGCACAAATTAGAATACCTTTTCCCTGGAAAATCAGATCTCATTGTTCCTTCCCACAAACATAAACCCCTCCAAAAAGGAACCGAAAAGGAAATTCAGCTTTATGACTATTGTCTTATTTAAAACCAGCAAAGCTGGACAAGACCCGTAATTCTTTCAGTAAGTCACAAATGATGGATTTACAAACGGCTCGGCATCATTCGTTCCGTTTTGACATTTATAGCAAAAGATCAACCTAGTATCAGCTCGAACTTTACAATTATTCCGGATCAGTTTCACCAATCAAACATATATGATATGCCAATCATCCTACCACCAGCTCAGACCGTTGGACGAATGGAAAATTGGGTTCGACAATCAAGCCTTAAACCAATcaaaacaacaaaaacaatGAGGATAGTAACAGAGAAATCAACCACGAGCTGTCGATAAAGAAAGATCACTAAATAATTCATTCTCGGATTAATCAAAGGGAGGAAGGTAGCTAACTGGCTTGTTTCTTCTCGGTGGGGGTGCCGCTGCGTTGCAGGATCTCGAGGTCGACAAGGCTGAGGGACATGAGGCCGAGCGTCAGCCCCGACATCATGCCAGCGAACAGGACGAGGAAGCACGACACCCCAGCGTAGGCGAACCACTCTATCGACCCGAACGGTATCCACTCCGCCCCGAGGCGGCCGCCAGGCTCCATCAGCTCCCGGGCCGCCATTATCGCGTTCACCGGATGCATCCCTCTCCCTCAATCAATGGGCCCTTCCCCCACCAATTCGCTGCCAAAATTCGATCTTCACGTGGGTTCCCTTCAGCTTATGGTCGCCGGCCGTGCCCTCATCACCGTCAACGTCGTCGTCACGGTCATCGCCATCACCGGAGGAGGacgagaaagggaaagagagcGATTATCTTGTTTCAGTTTTGTGTTACGTGGTCGGAGCTTATAGGTATGGGGCAGTGATCTGCCACGTGGCGGTCCCTGAATGGTCTGAGGTGTGTTTTCGTGGGGCCCAGTCAAGGGCAATTAATGCATAGGAGGACAAAACCAAAGATGTCTCAATTCTTCAGCGCAAAAaggccaaaaagaaaagcaaaaaaataaaataaaaatctatgtatatttaaaaattcctGACAATTTATGAAATGGATATAATATATtcagagggaaaaaaataaacttgAATTCCCTTGAATTATTCAAGTGAAGACGGGGTAGGGCTCGTAGCTCAAATCAATAGATCGCGAGGCTAATGGCTGGTGCTGTCGAGATTTCCAGAATCTCTGAAAAGGACATCATCGATGGCTGCGTTGACGAAGAATTTAAAGAAAGTCTAATACTGAGAGAAGCGATGGTCTCTTCTTGCTTGCTtgtcgagagagagagagagcttctCAAAgacctttttattatttttcaaattctattCATTACGCTCCGTttgatttataaattatatttttaaaattttaattttaactttagcTATTACGtaacaaaaattaatagaaaaaataacattatagtcctatatgtttgatattttttgactttgaatcctaaaaattttataaggGCAACCAAGTCCCATAAGGTTTCAAAAAGTGTTAGCATTGGTCCTAAATCTAATTTATCATTACCGTCACACCTATGGACCTAACGTCGTCAAATTCGTCATGTTGACCGTTAATACGATGACGTGGCACGTTCTTATTGAATCGATTTGAAATCCTGTGAATTTTTCAACCCAAATTACTCCCTGTAATACCCGTTTCAACTCGGTTCGGGTCCGGATGTCTCCTTCTTCACCCGACTCCCTCCCCATGGCCGAAACCCTACCGCTACTCCTCTCCTCGACCCAAAAATTTGGTCACCATGTCTGATAGCTTGAACCCGGGATTCCCCATTTTCTAGCTTGATACTCTCTGCCTTAGGCCTCTGcttttgaagaggaagaaggaagaggagaTGATAATGAACgagatgatgatgaacatgAGTCAATCCAATCCATTCTTGGAGTCATAAAGACAAAAttacaaggaaaaaagaaagaatggaAACAAAAATCAATTGTAGACTGTAACAAGTCATTAGATTCCTTACATTCAAAGAttgcaaatttcaaattttgaaactGGGATGGAGAACAGGGCTTTCATTCAAACCtcacatttttcttcaataagAAACTGAACAAGTTACCAGCACTGCACATGCGAGCTTCAGAAATTAAAAGCGCTCAATACCTCCCCTTTCAGCACACTCATCGACTCAAACCCAAAGCGAAAAATCCCCACAAAACAGAAACTCTGAAGATGACGAGATGAGCACTGAGAAACCCTAATCCGAGTCGAATCCCTTTCTGTCTCTTTCGTCCTCTATTTCTGTTTCTTAGCCCATTTCTTTCACTTGTTTTCTAGACATTACGCTATGTTTCTTTCACCTTCCCCTTTGTCCAGAACGTTTCACACCTTTCGAGTTTGAACCAAATCGTCGCGACACAATTAATGTTTTTTTGAATGTGGGGGTGTGGATTGATTT
The sequence above is drawn from the Punica granatum isolate Tunisia-2019 chromosome 5, ASM765513v2, whole genome shotgun sequence genome and encodes:
- the LOC116208422 gene encoding DUF21 domain-containing protein At4g14240-like; the encoded protein is MHPVNAIMAARELMEPGGRLGAEWIPFGSIEWFAYAGVSCFLVLFAGMMSGLTLGLMSLSLVDLEILQRSGTPTEKKQATAILPVVQKQHQLLVTLLLCNAAAMEALPIYLDKMFNQYLAIILSVTFVLAFGEVIPQAICTRYGLAVGANLVGVVRVLMVICYPIAYPIGKVLDWVLGHNDALFRRAQLKALVSIHSKEAGKGGELTHDETTIISGALDLTEKTAEEAMTPIESTFSLDVNSKLDWEAMGKILARGHSRVPVYSGSPKNIIGLLLVKSLLTVRPETETPVSAVSIRRIPRVPADMPLYDILNEFQKGSSHMAAVVRAKGKTKTPPPTFEEKSAETKPNDADSQLTTPLLSNQNAKLESVVLDIEKGLKPATANRAQLNDLATNGFSTPSDDIEDGEVIGIITLEDVFEELLQEEIVDETDEYVDVHKRIRVAAVAAASSVARAPSSRRLNVNKGTGGQNKQGTTPRKTTEGDLHSAKAQANPVEPLPGNK